A genomic stretch from Physeter macrocephalus isolate SW-GA chromosome 12, ASM283717v5, whole genome shotgun sequence includes:
- the TMEM182 gene encoding transmembrane protein 182 isoform X5, translated as MRLNISIFFGALFGALGVLLFLVAFGSDYWLLATEVGKCSGEQNIENVTFHHEGFFWRCWFHGIVEENDSSIWQFWYTNQPPLKNCTHAYLSPYPFMRGEHNSTSYDSAVIYRGFWAVLMLLGVVSVVTASFLIICAAPFTSHLLYKAGGGAYITAELGEDNHYLIPEYFYHATKKPHPLFLCPFPS; from the exons ATGAGACTAAATATTTCCATCTTCTTTGGGGCTCTCTTTGGTGCTTTGGGGGTTTTACTCTTTTTGGTGGCTTTTGGATCAGATTATTGGCTTCTTGCGACTGAAGTGGGAAAGTGTTCAGGTGAACAGAAT ATAGAAAACGTCACTTTCCACCATGAAGGATTCTTCTGGAGATGTTGGTTTCATGGGATTGTGGAAGAGAATGATTCCAGTATCTGGCAGTTCTGGTACA CCAATCAGCCACCACTGAAGAACTGCACGCATGCTTACCTGTCGCCATATCCCTTCATGAGAGGAGAGCACAACTCGACCTCCTATGACTCTGCAGTTA TTTACCGTGGCTTCTGGGCCGTCCTGATGCTTCTTGGGGTAGTTTCTGTGGTGACTGCGAGCTTTTTGATCATCTGTGCAGCCCCCTTCACCAGCCATCTTCTCTATAAAGCCGGGGGAGGCGCCTACATCACCGCAG AGCTGGGCGAAGATAACCACTATCtgattccagaatatttttatcacgcCACAAAGAAGCCTCATCCTCTGTTCCTCTGCCCCTTCCCGTCCTGA